The following are from one region of the Anomaloglossus baeobatrachus isolate aAnoBae1 chromosome 1, aAnoBae1.hap1, whole genome shotgun sequence genome:
- the RPP25L gene encoding LOW QUALITY PROTEIN: ribonuclease P protein subunit p25-like protein (The sequence of the model RefSeq protein was modified relative to this genomic sequence to represent the inferred CDS: deleted 3 bases in 2 codons): MENYRKVRVEEKPPETPFAAPPPPPDIIEMKVKDGSKIRNLMGFAIGKMESEDVRQILFSGSGKALSKTISCVEIMKRRVKELHQITRIFYRQTEEIWEPIVPEVGLDPLTVKRNSPSICVLLSKDPLDTTESGYQAPGDYDSMWIQELKMEPKGQKRRKPGVGRGEAMGRKQPRPPGGRGETPKKV; the protein is encoded by the exons ATGGAGAATTACAGGAAGGTGCGGGTGGAGGAGAAGCCCCCGGAGACGCCgttcgccgcccctccc ccccccccagacatcaTTGAGATGAAGGTGAAAGATGGAAGCAAGATCCGGAACCTGATGGGTTTTGCAATCGGGAAGATGGAGAGCGAGGACGTGCGGCAGATCCTGTTCAGCGGGAGCGGGAAAGCCCTGAGCAAGACCATCTCCTGCGTGGAGATCATGAAGAGGAGGGTGAAGGAGCTTCACCAGATCACCAGGATCTTCTACCGACAGACGGAGGAGATCTGGGAGCCCATTGTGCCTGAGGTGGGCTTAGATCCACTCACGGTGAAGAGGAACAGCCCCTCCATCTGTGTCCTCCTCAGTAAGGACCCCCTAGATACCACggagtctggataccaagctccggGTGACTACGACTCCATGTGGATCCAGGAACTAAAAATGGAGCCTAAGGGGCAAAAGAGAAGAAAGCCGGGGGTGGGGAGAGGAGAAGCGATGGGGAGAAAGCAGCCCAGA CCCCCCGGAGGACGAGGCGAGACCCCCAAGAAGGTGTGA
- the DCTN3 gene encoding LOW QUALITY PROTEIN: dynactin subunit 3 (The sequence of the model RefSeq protein was modified relative to this genomic sequence to represent the inferred CDS: deleted 1 base in 1 codon) produces MSELRELQSRVQELEQRLYGESGARTRKVTDGLIKVQVGLGNIASKRERVKTLYKKIDDLMKYLDPQYIDRMAVPDAMKLEFILAEEPYILSQVALMEQLHSLQPLLDSEHLKAVPGAASRLQTLSQIHIKQQDQSEEVTAETKRLLEDYNKMTLLLSKQFVMWDEMLSQIEAAEPVKPGCE; encoded by the exons ATGTCGGAGCTGCGGGAGCTGCAGAGCCGGGTGCAGGAGCTGGAGCAGCGGCTGTACGGGGAGAGCGGGGCCCGCACCAGGAAG GTCACAGATGGGTTAATAAAAGTCCAGGTCGGTTTGGGGAACATCGCCAGCAAGAGGGAGCGAGTGAAGACCCTGTACAAGAAAA TCGATGATTTGATGAAGTATCTGGACCCCCAGTACATCGACAGAATGGCCGTCCCTGACGCCATGAAGCTGGAGTTCATCCTGGCAG AGGAGCCGTACATCCTGAGCCAGGTCGCCCTGATGGAGCAGCTCCACTCCCTGCAGCCGCTCCTGGACAGCGAGCACCTCAAAG CGGTGCCGGGCGCT GCCTCCAGGCTGCAGACCCTGTCCCAGATCCACATCAAGCAGCAG GACCAGAGCGAGGAGGTGACGGCCGAGACCAAGAGACTCctggaggactacaacaagatg ACTCTCCTCCTGTCTAAGCAGTTTGTGATGTGGGATGAGATGCTTTCTCAGATTGAAGCTGCAGAGCCGGTGAAGCCGGGCTGTGAGTGA